One genomic window of Aedes albopictus strain Foshan unplaced genomic scaffold, AalbF5 HiC_scaffold_25, whole genome shotgun sequence includes the following:
- the LOC134284522 gene encoding uncharacterized protein LOC134284522: MIAYYSSCIKNQPHHRNISTPVPCFVFRRQLPIAQKSPPAHCHVDYSLQSSSVERAGQILVQEPEQTSSPVTGALFVPHRLRLRNLQEAKQASTSESALVQTARRFVLLGTQSLSHRSPAAIASTQIQWRGHGRAPAGIGRASEDKLFW; this comes from the exons ATGATAGCGTATTACAGTTCGTGTATTAAAAACCAGCCGCACCACAGGAATATCAGTACTCCGGTCCCTTGCTTCGTGTTTCGCAGACAACTGCCGATCGCCCAGAAATCTCCGCCGGCGCACTGTCACGTGGATT ACTCACTCCAATCTTCAAGCGTCGAACGGGCGGGTCAAATTCTAGTGCAGGAACCCGAACAAACAAGCAGCCCCGTCACAGG GGCTTTGTTTGTACCCCACAGATTGCGACTGCGTAACCTCCAAGAAGCGAAGCAGGCGAGCACATCCGAATCGGCCCTCGTTCAGACAGCGCGACGTTTCGTACTCCTCGGTACGCAATCCCTCAGCCATCGGTCGCCCGCGGCGATAGCGTCAACTCAGATCCAGTGGAGAGGACACGGTAGGGCACCCGCGGGAATTGGAAGGGCATCGGAAGACAAGCTTTTCTGGTGA